A genomic window from Cloacibacillus evryensis DSM 19522 includes:
- a CDS encoding RsmB/NOP family class I SAM-dependent RNA methyltransferase produces the protein MRGLEAALTIYGEVQNGAFASEALRKVYNNIAPGDRKLAATLVYCTLRRQSLWKTVLLKYCKRNPRDLSPLATNALMIGIAGIVELKYFALPVLINGLVQAIKNGGEAKDIGLVNAVLHTVADDAHKFIDGLKKSSALRDQALYWGIPGWAAAQWSKELSIPEAKRLVRASGMKTYLSLRLSRGVDRDRYIEEYNASGRKGWASPFLEFSVRTAANPYPVDLPGFGEGQIMPQSESSMLVAELIARRWKGGMILDMCCGRGVKTGQLADILPEARIEGWDLSDGKIKSAKFEMMRMHTEGRVKFKIGDALVLRPDEAPSAVLLDAPCTGSGTWGRHPESKWRCSPEQVQQNSALQKQLLERAASLVAPGGIVAYSTCSLFRDENEKVVAEVMARRPDLIELPAERTAKFMVKGKPYGTTVMPALPWVDGFYMALLAKRK, from the coding sequence ATGAGGGGATTAGAGGCCGCTCTTACGATATATGGAGAGGTGCAAAACGGGGCGTTCGCCTCCGAGGCGCTGAGGAAGGTTTATAACAATATCGCGCCCGGCGACCGCAAGCTCGCCGCAACGCTTGTTTACTGCACGCTGAGACGGCAGAGTCTTTGGAAGACGGTGCTGCTCAAATACTGCAAGCGAAATCCTCGCGACCTGTCACCGCTCGCGACGAACGCGCTGATGATCGGCATCGCCGGGATCGTGGAGCTTAAGTATTTCGCGCTGCCGGTCCTGATAAACGGACTGGTGCAGGCGATAAAAAACGGCGGCGAGGCAAAGGATATCGGCCTCGTAAACGCCGTGCTCCACACGGTTGCCGACGATGCGCATAAGTTCATCGACGGGCTTAAAAAGAGCAGCGCGCTGAGGGATCAGGCCCTCTATTGGGGTATCCCCGGCTGGGCCGCCGCGCAGTGGTCGAAAGAACTTTCTATACCGGAGGCGAAGCGGCTCGTACGCGCGAGCGGGATGAAGACCTATCTCTCCCTGCGCCTCTCACGCGGGGTGGACCGTGACCGGTATATCGAGGAATATAACGCCTCCGGACGCAAGGGCTGGGCGTCGCCCTTTCTTGAGTTCTCCGTCCGCACCGCGGCCAATCCGTATCCGGTAGATCTTCCCGGCTTTGGGGAGGGGCAGATCATGCCGCAAAGCGAATCGTCGATGCTCGTCGCCGAGCTGATCGCCAGGCGCTGGAAGGGCGGCATGATACTCGACATGTGCTGCGGCCGCGGCGTTAAAACGGGGCAGCTTGCGGATATCCTGCCAGAGGCGCGTATAGAGGGCTGGGACCTCTCCGATGGTAAGATAAAATCCGCTAAATTTGAAATGATGCGTATGCACACGGAGGGCAGAGTGAAATTTAAGATCGGGGACGCGCTTGTATTGAGGCCCGACGAAGCGCCGTCTGCGGTTTTGCTCGACGCTCCCTGTACCGGCAGCGGCACATGGGGCCGTCACCCGGAGAGTAAATGGCGCTGCTCGCCCGAGCAGGTACAGCAGAACAGCGCGCTGCAGAAGCAGCTGCTGGAACGCGCCGCCTCCCTGGTAGCGCCGGGAGGCATCGTGGCTTACAGTACATGCAGCCTCTTCCGCGATGAAAATGAAAAGGTCGTCGCCGAAGTCATGGCCCGCCGCCCGGATCTTATCGAGCTGCCGGCGGAGCGCACGGCTAAGTTCATGGTAAAGGGCAAGCCTTACGGTACGACGGTCATGCCGGCGCTGCCGTGGGTGGACGGGTTCTATATGGCGCTTCTCGCTAAAAGGAAATAA
- a CDS encoding zinc metallopeptidase codes for MFYPFFDPTIIVLIPALLFSMWAQFKVKGAFAKYSEIRAVSGVTAEQVSRMLLDRRGLTGVKIERVPGELTDHYDPRSKVLRLSDSVNSSRSIAAIGVAAHEVGHAIQDKEGYGFLKFRNAIAPGVQFCSTLSMPLFFVGLIFGSLNLLNAGILLFCGVLVFHLVTLPLEFDASARALKLLSETNTLSGSELGGAKSVLDAAALTYVAALVMTVLQLVRLLALRNMRRD; via the coding sequence ATGTTCTATCCGTTTTTCGACCCGACGATCATCGTGCTGATACCCGCCCTGTTGTTTTCAATGTGGGCTCAGTTCAAGGTCAAGGGCGCTTTTGCGAAATACAGTGAGATCCGCGCTGTAAGCGGAGTCACGGCCGAACAGGTCTCGCGCATGCTGCTGGATCGCCGCGGCCTGACGGGAGTTAAGATCGAACGCGTCCCCGGAGAGCTGACGGACCACTATGACCCGCGCTCAAAGGTGCTGCGCCTTTCGGACAGTGTAAATTCCAGCCGCAGCATCGCCGCCATCGGCGTTGCCGCTCACGAAGTCGGCCATGCCATACAGGATAAGGAGGGCTACGGTTTTCTGAAGTTCCGCAATGCGATCGCGCCGGGGGTGCAGTTCTGCTCCACGCTTTCGATGCCGCTTTTCTTCGTCGGCCTCATCTTCGGATCGCTGAATCTGCTTAACGCGGGGATACTGCTCTTTTGCGGCGTACTCGTCTTTCACCTGGTCACCCTGCCGCTTGAGTTTGACGCGAGCGCGAGGGCGCTGAAGCTGCTCAGCGAGACGAACACGCTCTCGGGGAGCGAGCTGGGCGGCGCCAAATCCGTGCTCGACGCGGCGGCCCTGACCTATGTGGCGGCGCTTGTGATGACCGTGCTGCAGCTTGTGCGCCTGCTTGCGCTGCGCAATATGCGCCGCGATTAA